In a genomic window of Phacochoerus africanus isolate WHEZ1 chromosome 6, ROS_Pafr_v1, whole genome shotgun sequence:
- the SEC22B gene encoding vesicle-trafficking protein SEC22b, with protein sequence MVLLTMIARVADGLPLAASMQEDEQSGRDLQQYQSQAKQLFRKLNEQSPTRCTLEAGAMTFHYIIEQGVCYLVLCEAAFPKKLAFAYLEDLHSEFDEQHGKKVPTVSRPYSFIEFDTYIQKTKKLYIDSRARRNLGSINTELQDVQRIMVANIEEVLQRGEALSALDSKANNLSSLSKKYRQDAKYLNMRSTYAKLAAVAVFFIMLIVYVRFWWL encoded by the exons ATGGTGTTGCTCACGATGATCGCCCGGGTGGCGGACGGGCTCCCGTTGGCCGCTTCGATGCAGGAGGACGAACAG TCTGGCCGGGACCTTCAGCAGTACCAAAGTCAGGCTAAGCAACTCTTTCGAAAGTTGAATGAACAGTCCCCTACCAGATGCACCTTGGAAGCTGGCGCCATGACTTTTCA CTACATTATTGAACAGGGGGTATGTTATTTGGTTTTGTGTGAAGCTGCTTTCCCTAAGAAGTTGGCTTTTGCGTACCTAGAAGATTTGCACTCAGAGTTTGATGAACAGCATGGGAAAAAGGTTCCAACTGTGTCTAGACCCTATTCCTTTATTGAGTTTG ATACCTACATTCAGAAAACCAAGAAGCTCTACATTGACAGTCGTGCTCGGAGAAACTTAGGTTCCATCAATACTGAATTGCAAGATGTGCAGAGGATCATGGTGGCCAATATTGAGGAAGTGTTACAACGGGGAGAAGCACTTTCAG CATTGGATTCGAAGGCTAACAATTTGTCCAGTCTGTCAAAGAAATACCGCCAGGATGCGAAGTACTTGAACATGCGTTCCACTTACGCCAAACTTGCAGCAGTAGCTGTATTTTTCATCATGTTAATAGTGTATGTGCGATTCTGGTGGCTGTGA